The Pyrus communis chromosome 9, drPyrComm1.1, whole genome shotgun sequence genome has a segment encoding these proteins:
- the LOC137744955 gene encoding lon protease homolog 1, mitochondrial-like has translation MLKLLSSSSSCLQGRIHSLGPNLGLRPGPTELASPFLRVISSLTGLTRPNSVGRAYFCSDGKDGSDQVAEIEVKKAEAEGEAAESKSSSAIVPTNPRLDDYLTVLALPLPHRPLFPGFYMPIYVKDPKLLAALQESRKRHAPYAGAFLLKDEPGTDPSVVSGSETDKNITDLKGKELFNRLHEVGTLAQISSIQGDQVVLIGHRRLRITEMVEEDPLTVKVDHLKDKPYDKDDDVIKATSFEVISTLRDVLKTSSLWRDHVQTYTQHIGDFNFPRLADFGAAISGANKFQCQQVLEELDVYKRLKLTLELVKKEIEISKIQESIAKAIEEKISGEQRRYLLNEQLKAIKKELGLEADDKTALSAKFRERLEPNREKCPPHVLQVIEEELTKLQLLEASSSEFNVTRNYLDWLTSIPWGNYSDENFDVLRAQKILDEDHYGLSDVKERILEFIAVGKLRGMSQGKIICLSGPPGVGKTSIGRSIARALNRNFYRFSVGGLSDVAEIKGHRRTYIGAMPGKMVQCLKNVGTANPLVLIDEIDKLGRGHAGDPASALLELLDPEQNANFLDHYLDVPIDLSKVLFVCTANVVENIPNPLLDRMEVISIAGYITDEKMHIARDYLEKTTREACGIEPEQVEVTNAALLALIENYCREAGVRNLQKHIEKIYRKIALQLVRQGAADEPAVADQKSPTSQIDLPVEPGVLEAQVVETSEAKVEDIDKVDQSVDQTATESLEKDLPAEPAVGEVVVADTDEPTDSKDAKETGKIQESEGTKTDEKILVDEPNLSDFVGKPVFHAERLYDQTPVGVVMGLAWTAMGGSTLYIETTQVEEGEGKGGLHATGQLGDVMKESTQIAHTVARAILLDKDPSNAFFADSKLHLHVPAGATPKDGPSAGCTMITSMLSIAMKKPVKKDLAMTGEVTLTGKILPIGGVKEKTIAARRGGVKTIIFPAANRRDFDELAPNVKEGLDVHFVEDYNQIFDLAFGDGQNKDE, from the exons ATGCTGAAGCttctgtcttcttcctcctcatgcCTCCAGGGCCGAATCCATAGCCTGGGTCCTAATTTGGGGCTCCGTCCCGGGCCCACCGAGCTCGCCTCGCCGTTTCTCCGAGTTATTAGCTCGCTCACCGGGTTGACTCGGCCCAATTCGGTTGGCCGAGCGTATTTTTGCTCGGACGGGAAAGATGGGTCTGATCAGGTGGCGGAAATTGAGGTAAAGAAAGCCGAGGCAGAGGGAGAGGCCGCTGAGTCGAAATCTTCGTCGGCAATTGTGCCCACAAATCCGAGACTCGACGATTATCTAACG GTTTTAGCGTTGCCATTGCCGCATCGACCGCTCTTTCCAGGGTTCTACATGCCAATTTATGTGAAG GATCCTAAGTTGTTGGCAGCTTTACAAGAAAGCCGAAAACGGCATGCTCCATATGCTGGTGCTTTTCTTCTCAAGGATGAGCCAGGGACTGATCCTAGTGTGGTCTCAGGTTCTGAAACAGATAAAAACATAACGGACTTAAAAGGGAAGGAGTTATTTAATCGTCTGCATGAAGTCGGTACTCTTGCCCAG ATTTCAAGCATTCAAGGAGACCAAGTTGTTCTAATTGGTCATAGGCGACTTCGAATTACAGAGATG GTTGAGGAGGATCCTCTGACTGTAAAAGTTGACCATCTCAAG GACAAACCCTATGACAAGGATGATGATGTCATAAAGGCAACGTCGTTTGAGGTTATATCGACTTTAAGAGACGTTCTGAAGACTAGTTCCCTTTGGAGGGATCATGTTCAAACATACACTCAG CATATAGGTGATTTTAATTTTCCAAGGTTAGCAGATTTTGGAGCGGCTATATCTGGTGCAAACAAGTTTCAATGTCAGCAAGTGCTTGAAGAGCTAGAT GTTTATAAACGTTTAAAGCTTACACTGGAACTAGTGAAGAAAGAGATAGAAATCAGCAAGATTCAG GAATCTATTGCAAAGGCAATTGAAGAGAAGATAAGTGGTGAACAACGCCGCTACTTGTTGAATGAGCAGCTTAAAGCAATAAAAAAG GAACTGGGATTGGAGGCAGATGACAAAACAGCACTTTCTg CAAAGTTCAGGGAGAGACTTGAACCAAACAGGGAAAAATGCCCACCTCATGTGTTGCAAGTTATAGAAGAAGAGCTTACAAAACTGCAGCTTTTGGAGGCTAGTTCCAGTGAATTTAATGTGACGCGTAATTACCTAGATTGGTTGACTTCCATTCCATGGGGAAATTACAG TGATGAGAACTTTGATGTTCTTCGGGCTCAAAAGATTCTTGATGAAGATCACTATGGATTAAGTGATGTAAAGGAAAGGATATTGGAATTTATTGCTGTTGGGAAACTTAGAGGAATGTCACAAG GGAAAATCATTTGTCTCTCTGGTCCACCTGGAGTGGGCAAAACCAGCATTGGTCGCTCAATTGCACGTGCCTTGAACCGTAATTTCTACCGATTCTCTGTGGGAGGATTATCTGATGTCGCTGAAATTAAG GGGCATCGTCGGACCTACATTGGTGCTATGCCAGGAAAGATGGTACAATGCCTTAAAAACGTGGGAACAGCTAACCCTTTAGTTCTGATTGATGAGATTGACAAG TTGGGAAGGGGGCATGCTGGTGATCCCGCAAGTGCTTTGTTGGAGCTTCTTGATCCAGAGCAAAATGCTAATTTTCTTGACCATTATCTTGATGTTCCAATTGACCTGTCAAAG GTTCTGTTTGTTTGTACAGCAAATGTTGTGGAGAATATACCGAATCCTCTCTTGGATAGAATGGAGGTTATTTCCATAGCTGGGTATATTACTGATGAAAAAATGCACATTGCTAGAGATTATTTGGAGAAGACCACACGTGAAGCATGTGGAATTGAACCTGAACAGGTTGAAGTGACCAATGCAGCTCTTCTTGCTCTTATAGAAAATTATTGCCGTGAAGCAGGAGTTAGGAACCTCCAAAAGCACATAGAAAAGATCTACCGCAAG ATAGCTCTGCAACTTGTTAGACAAGGAGCAGCAGATGAACCTGCAGTTGCTGACCAAAAGTCTCCCACTAGTCAGATTGATCTCCCGGTCGAACCTGGAGTTCTTGAAGCTCAGGTTGTAGAGACCTCTGAGGCCAAAGTAGAAGATATTGATAAAGTAGATCAAAGCGTGGACCAGACTGCAACTGAATCCTTAGAGAAGGATCTCCCAGCCGAACCTGCAGTAGGTGAAGTTGTGGTTGCAGATACTGATGAACCTACGGATTCAAAG GATGCGAAAGAGACTGGGAAAATTCAGGAAAGTGAAGGTACAAAAACAGATGAAAAAATCTTGGTTGATGAGCCAAACTTGTCTGATTTTGTTGGCAAACCTGTTTTCCATGCTGAACGCCTCTATGATCAGACTCCGGTTGGAGTTGTGATGGGTCTTGCTTGGACTGCCATGGGCGGTTCCACCTTGTACATAGAGACCACTCAGGTTGAGGAAGGAGAGGGGAAAGGAGGCCTTCATGCAACTGGTCAACTTGGAGATGTTATGAAGGAAAGTACCCAAATTGCTCACACAGTTGCAAGAGCGATATTGCTCGATAAAGATCCAAGCAATGCCTTCTTTGCCGATTCCAAGCTTCATCTACATGTTCCTGCTGGGGCCACACCAAAAGATGGACCTAGTGCTGGTTGCACCATGATAACATCCATGCTGTCCATTGCCATGAAGAAGCCTGTCAAGAAGGATTTAGCAATGACCGGCGAAGTAACGCTAACTGGGAAGATCCTCCCAATTGGCGGG GTTAAGGAGAAAACTATAGCAGCGAGGAGGGGAGGAGTGAAGACCATAATATTTCCTGCAGCCAACAGGAGGGATTTCGACGAGCTTGCCCCTAATGTAAAAGAAGGTCTTGATGTTCACTTTGTAGAGGATTACAATCAGATATTCGATTTGGCTTTCGGTGATGGCCAGAACAAGGACGAATAG